One stretch of Methermicoccus shengliensis DSM 18856 DNA includes these proteins:
- a CDS encoding tRNA uridine(34) 5-carboxymethylaminomethyl modification radical SAM/GNAT enzyme Elp3: MMDTQMRRACEWICSQLKAHTTREDVLRLKREAAVRFKLKRLPKNSEVLEVAGNDRSVVELLQRKPTRTLSGVAVVAIMTSPHPCPHGVCVPCPGGPHTPYASPQSYVGKEPAARRAAQWGFDPYMQTSARLHQLSSIGHGVSKVELIVMGGTFTARPAAYQRWFVMRALQAMNEYPDNVQCQHVCPEGAASPEELAHAQRMNEVASVRCVGLTLETRPDWAREEHIDIALELGATKVELGVQSVFDDVLAAIERGHTVQDVARANQLLRDSGLKLGFHIMPALPCSSFERDIEMFRLLFSDERFMPDYLKIYPTLVIRGTRLYELMEQGEYTPMDTKRAVELLATVKPMLPPWVRVSRIQRDIPCQLVDAGVQKSNLRELVHREMKRRGTRCRCIRCREVGRGEGAEPRLMCESYGACGGTEHFISMEDPKRDVLFGFIRLRYPNEPHRAELFECALIRELHVYGKMVDIGERPSGTKWQHRGLGELLLRAAERRAAEDGFSSIAVLSGVGAREYYLQRGYERKGPYMVKQIGHEE; the protein is encoded by the coding sequence ATGATGGACACACAGATGAGAAGAGCATGTGAGTGGATATGCTCCCAACTGAAAGCACACACCACGAGAGAGGATGTGCTCCGTCTAAAGAGGGAGGCTGCCGTTCGCTTCAAGCTCAAAAGGCTCCCAAAGAACTCGGAGGTTCTCGAGGTTGCTGGCAACGACCGCTCCGTGGTGGAACTCTTGCAGAGAAAACCCACACGCACGCTCTCCGGAGTGGCGGTGGTCGCAATCATGACCTCACCCCATCCGTGCCCGCATGGCGTGTGCGTCCCATGCCCGGGAGGCCCCCATACACCGTATGCATCGCCCCAGAGCTATGTGGGAAAGGAGCCGGCAGCCCGAAGAGCCGCCCAGTGGGGGTTCGACCCCTACATGCAGACGAGTGCAAGGCTGCACCAGCTCTCCTCGATAGGGCATGGTGTGAGCAAGGTGGAGCTCATCGTGATGGGGGGCACGTTCACTGCCCGCCCTGCCGCATACCAGCGCTGGTTCGTGATGAGGGCTCTGCAGGCAATGAACGAGTATCCCGACAACGTGCAATGCCAGCACGTGTGTCCCGAAGGGGCTGCAAGCCCTGAGGAGCTCGCCCACGCCCAGAGGATGAATGAGGTGGCATCAGTAAGGTGTGTGGGGCTCACGCTCGAGACCCGCCCTGACTGGGCAAGAGAGGAGCACATCGACATTGCCCTCGAGCTCGGTGCCACCAAGGTGGAGCTTGGCGTGCAGAGCGTGTTCGATGACGTGCTCGCAGCAATCGAGAGGGGGCATACGGTGCAGGATGTGGCGAGGGCAAACCAGCTTTTGAGGGACAGTGGGCTCAAGCTGGGGTTTCACATCATGCCCGCCCTTCCATGCTCCTCATTCGAGCGGGACATCGAGATGTTCAGGCTGCTGTTCAGCGATGAGAGGTTCATGCCAGACTACCTCAAGATATACCCCACGCTGGTGATAAGGGGAACGAGGCTGTATGAGCTGATGGAGCAGGGCGAATACACCCCGATGGACACAAAAAGAGCGGTGGAGCTTCTGGCAACTGTCAAGCCCATGCTTCCGCCATGGGTCAGGGTATCCCGCATCCAGAGGGACATACCCTGCCAGCTCGTGGATGCCGGTGTGCAGAAGAGCAACCTTCGGGAGCTGGTGCACCGTGAGATGAAAAGACGGGGCACGCGCTGCAGGTGCATTCGGTGCCGAGAGGTGGGAAGAGGGGAGGGGGCAGAGCCAAGGCTGATGTGTGAGAGCTATGGTGCGTGCGGTGGAACAGAGCACTTCATATCGATGGAGGACCCAAAGAGGGATGTGCTGTTCGGGTTCATCAGGCTTAGATACCCCAACGAGCCCCACCGAGCCGAGCTTTTCGAGTGCGCGCTCATCAGGGAGCTTCACGTGTATGGGAAGATGGTGGACATCGGTGAGCGCCCCTCCGGGACAAAATGGCAGCACAGGGGGCTTGGAGAGCTGCTTCTTCGGGCAGCAGAGCGAAGGGCTGCAGAGGACGGTTTTTCGAGTATCGCCGTTTTGAGCGGGGTTGGGGCAAGAGAATACTACCTCCAGAGGGGCTATGAGCGTAAAGGGCCATATATGGTAAAACAAATTGGGCATGAAGAGTGA
- the hxlA gene encoding 3-hexulose-6-phosphate synthase — MANLQVALDVLELERAVQIAKEAVEGGADWIEAGTPLIKSEGMNAIRALRTAFSQRVIVADMKIADAGAIEVEMAAKAGASVVTLLASCDDATIEDALRSAHRYGVRLMADLLGVENPAERASRLEEMGVPIVVVHVGIDQQMVGKEPLSVLKEVREAVECDVAVAGGLDEAGAAMAVSLGADIIIVGSHIIRSPEPRLSAQSVKQAMEGQMEGQMEGQPLRRAARKDNIVDMLLSVSTPNLSDALHRAPCLHVRPLFPCKTAGRVLTVQTWGGDWAKAVEAIDMAEKGDVLVIKGEDDVAVWGELATLSAMNRGLAGVVVYGAIRDVEEIRRLGFPVFAKKFVASAGEPKGFGEVGVELNLAGQRVRTGDFVLADENGAVIVPRERAYEAARRALEVKKLESRLKEEIERGSTLSQVAQLLRWEKRR; from the coding sequence ATGGCAAATCTTCAGGTCGCCCTCGATGTGCTCGAGCTGGAAAGAGCGGTACAGATTGCAAAGGAAGCCGTGGAGGGCGGTGCGGACTGGATAGAGGCTGGCACCCCCCTCATAAAGAGTGAGGGAATGAACGCCATACGCGCCCTCAGAACAGCGTTCTCCCAGAGAGTGATAGTGGCGGACATGAAGATAGCGGATGCCGGCGCCATCGAGGTGGAGATGGCTGCCAAGGCTGGAGCCAGCGTGGTCACGCTGCTCGCCTCGTGCGATGATGCCACCATAGAGGATGCGCTGCGCTCTGCCCACCGCTATGGTGTGAGGCTCATGGCCGACCTTCTGGGAGTGGAGAACCCCGCTGAGAGGGCAAGCAGGCTGGAGGAGATGGGCGTGCCCATCGTGGTGGTGCACGTGGGGATAGACCAGCAGATGGTGGGAAAAGAGCCCCTCTCAGTGCTCAAGGAGGTCAGAGAGGCGGTGGAGTGCGATGTGGCAGTGGCGGGCGGGCTGGACGAGGCGGGGGCGGCGATGGCCGTATCGCTGGGAGCCGACATTATAATCGTGGGAAGCCACATCATCCGCTCTCCAGAGCCACGCCTTTCGGCTCAAAGTGTAAAGCAGGCGATGGAGGGACAGATGGAGGGACAGATGGAGGGACAGCCCCTCAGAAGGGCAGCGAGGAAGGATAACATCGTGGACATGCTGCTCTCGGTGAGTACTCCCAACCTCTCCGATGCCCTCCACAGGGCACCCTGTCTCCATGTGAGACCTCTCTTTCCCTGCAAGACGGCGGGCAGGGTGCTCACCGTGCAGACATGGGGAGGGGACTGGGCAAAGGCGGTGGAGGCAATCGACATGGCAGAAAAGGGCGATGTGCTCGTAATCAAGGGGGAGGATGACGTTGCGGTATGGGGAGAGCTTGCCACGCTGAGCGCTATGAACAGGGGGCTTGCGGGCGTGGTGGTGTATGGCGCCATCAGGGACGTGGAGGAGATACGCAGGCTGGGCTTTCCAGTATTTGCCAAGAAGTTCGTTGCCAGTGCTGGGGAGCCCAAGGGATTCGGGGAGGTGGGTGTGGAGCTCAACCTTGCTGGACAGCGCGTGCGAACAGGAGACTTTGTGCTCGCAGATGAGAACGGAGCAGTGATTGTGCCAAGGGAGCGTGCCTACGAGGCTGCAAGACGTGCATTGGAGGTGAAAAAGCTGGAATCGAGGCTTAAGGAGGAAATCGAGCGGGGTTCTACCCTATCACAGGTCGCACAGCTTCTGCGCTGGGAAAAGAGACGGTAG
- the ribB gene encoding 3,4-dihydroxy-2-butanone-4-phosphate synthase: MLQEAIEQLRRGRPVLLFDFEDREGETDFVFPATHITPADIRLMRKEGGGLICVAIHPEAASRLSLPLISDVLLRCGGDIASLVERRGDLRYDSRSSFSLWVNHRSVFTGIPDRDRALTIREIGNAVERVMRGEHYVFHEHFRTPGHVAILRASEGLLESRRGQTELSVALAMMAHITPAMAICEMLDDESGNALSKDAAKRYARLKGIPFVEGSEVVRAYKNA; encoded by the coding sequence ATGCTTCAAGAGGCGATAGAGCAGCTCAGAAGGGGCAGACCAGTGCTGCTGTTTGACTTCGAGGATAGGGAGGGGGAGACTGACTTCGTGTTTCCTGCCACCCACATCACCCCGGCAGACATCAGGCTCATGCGGAAGGAAGGGGGAGGGCTGATATGTGTGGCGATACACCCAGAGGCTGCGAGCAGGCTCTCCCTGCCCCTCATCTCCGATGTGCTCCTGAGGTGTGGAGGGGACATCGCCTCGCTCGTGGAGAGAAGGGGTGACCTCAGGTATGATTCGAGGTCGTCGTTTTCCCTCTGGGTGAACCACAGGAGCGTGTTCACGGGGATTCCAGACAGGGACAGGGCGCTCACAATAAGGGAGATAGGAAACGCCGTGGAGAGAGTAATGCGGGGAGAGCACTATGTGTTCCACGAGCACTTCAGGACACCCGGACACGTGGCGATTCTTCGAGCGTCTGAGGGGCTGCTGGAGAGCAGAAGGGGGCAGACAGAACTCTCGGTGGCGCTCGCCATGATGGCACACATCACCCCTGCGATGGCGATATGCGAGATGCTCGATGATGAGAGCGGGAACGCCCTCTCGAAGGATGCGGCGAAGCGATATGCACGTCTGAAGGGGATACCCTTCGTGGAGGGCTCTGAGGTGGTGAGGGCATACAAAAACGCCTGA
- a CDS encoding DUF120 domain-containing protein — protein sequence MITKNGNSDAVSCLKHLAMLGALHENVEMGVVRFGTLIGKSPQTAARRLEQLERAGYIERVRSGGRTAVRITPLGAKRLREEYEDYRAIFTSQGDDEFVLSGVVVRGMGEGQYYTVVDGYRTQFIEKLGIDPYPGTLNIRLDEESMAGRRRMRMLEGIPIEGFTDQNRTFGSGRCYPALMEDIPCAVVEPSRTHYGEDIVEVISPVCLREELGLADGSPARVRILPKDRWEECFKRR from the coding sequence ATGATTACCAAAAATGGAAACTCAGATGCTGTGAGCTGTCTTAAGCACCTTGCCATGCTGGGAGCTCTGCACGAGAACGTGGAGATGGGTGTGGTGAGGTTTGGCACCCTCATAGGCAAGAGCCCCCAGACCGCTGCTCGCAGGCTCGAGCAGCTCGAGAGGGCAGGATATATCGAGAGGGTGAGGTCTGGGGGAAGGACGGCTGTGCGCATCACCCCTCTTGGAGCCAAGAGGCTGAGGGAGGAGTATGAGGACTACAGGGCAATATTCACCAGCCAGGGAGATGACGAGTTCGTGCTGAGCGGCGTGGTGGTGAGGGGGATGGGCGAGGGACAGTACTACACGGTGGTAGATGGCTACAGAACACAGTTCATCGAAAAGCTGGGCATCGACCCATACCCCGGCACCCTCAACATCAGGCTGGATGAGGAGAGCATGGCTGGAAGAAGAAGGATGAGGATGCTGGAGGGGATTCCCATAGAGGGGTTCACCGACCAGAACAGGACGTTTGGCTCCGGAAGATGCTATCCAGCGCTGATGGAGGACATACCTTGTGCTGTGGTGGAGCCCAGCAGAACACACTATGGAGAGGACATCGTGGAGGTAATCTCCCCCGTGTGCCTGAGAGAGGAGCTTGGGCTTGCAGATGGCAGCCCTGCAAGGGTGAGAATACTTCCGAAGGACAGGTGGGAGGAATGCTTCAAGAGGCGATAG
- the rtcA gene encoding RNA 3'-terminal phosphate cyclase, with protein sequence MLELDGSYGEGGGQILRTAIALSAITGQPLRLYNIRKGRRSEGLAPQHLKAVQTAAHITDARVDGLKLHSTELFFHPTCIHPLNGEVDIGTAGSITLLLQCILPILLHAPKSSSFTVRGGTDVEWSPSWDYFEHITLAALGQMGASVEAGLLMRGYYPEGGGVVSMKVSPSHIHISPREFERSDAPIAGNVHSFALPSHVPERIRDAAATFLMQHGHPAHIALEHTRARSVGCGITLWSGLLGACALGRRGLPAERVGRMAASQLLKEIKSGASVDVHLADQLIPYMALSGGGEFVVREITEHTRTNVWTVQHFVDVECTIERTNELYRVCMST encoded by the coding sequence ATGCTCGAGCTCGATGGCTCTTATGGAGAGGGCGGGGGGCAGATTCTGCGGACTGCCATTGCCCTCTCTGCCATTACTGGGCAACCTCTCAGGCTGTACAACATCCGAAAGGGCAGAAGGAGCGAGGGGCTCGCACCCCAGCACCTGAAGGCAGTACAGACCGCTGCCCACATAACCGACGCAAGGGTGGATGGGCTAAAGCTGCACTCCACCGAGCTTTTCTTTCATCCTACGTGCATCCATCCGCTCAATGGAGAGGTTGACATCGGAACGGCTGGAAGCATAACCCTGCTGCTGCAGTGTATCCTTCCGATTCTTCTGCATGCTCCAAAGAGCTCCAGCTTTACCGTCAGGGGGGGCACTGATGTGGAGTGGTCGCCGAGCTGGGACTACTTCGAGCACATCACCCTTGCAGCGCTGGGGCAGATGGGTGCAAGTGTTGAGGCAGGGCTGCTGATGAGAGGGTACTATCCAGAGGGAGGAGGGGTGGTGAGCATGAAGGTGTCTCCCTCTCACATTCACATATCCCCCAGAGAGTTTGAGCGCTCGGATGCGCCCATAGCGGGAAATGTGCACAGCTTCGCCCTACCCAGCCATGTTCCGGAGCGGATTAGGGATGCTGCAGCCACATTCCTGATGCAGCATGGACACCCCGCCCACATAGCGCTGGAGCACACGCGGGCCCGCTCTGTGGGATGTGGCATCACTCTCTGGAGTGGTCTGTTGGGGGCGTGTGCCCTTGGGAGGCGCGGGCTTCCAGCCGAGAGGGTGGGAAGGATGGCAGCCTCACAGCTCCTGAAGGAGATAAAGTCGGGCGCCTCTGTGGATGTGCATCTTGCGGACCAGCTCATACCATACATGGCTCTCTCTGGCGGGGGCGAGTTTGTGGTGAGAGAAATCACAGAGCACACGAGAACGAATGTGTGGACAGTGCAGCATTTTGTGGATGTGGAGTGCACCATCGAAAGGACGAATGAGCTCTACAGGGTGTGCATGTCCACATGA
- the rpl12p gene encoding 50S ribosomal protein P1, with protein MEYIYAALLLHSAKKEITEEAISEVMKASGIEVDPVRVKALVSALEGVDIEEAISKQVAMAPAPAAVTAAAQPEEAAEEQPAEEEKAEEEEEEAEESGIEGLGALFG; from the coding sequence ATGGAGTATATTTACGCAGCACTGTTGCTTCACAGTGCCAAGAAGGAAATCACCGAGGAGGCAATTTCTGAGGTGATGAAGGCATCGGGAATCGAGGTTGACCCCGTGAGGGTGAAGGCTCTCGTTTCTGCTCTCGAGGGAGTGGACATCGAGGAGGCAATCTCAAAGCAGGTGGCAATGGCTCCTGCTCCAGCAGCCGTCACGGCTGCTGCCCAGCCAGAAGAGGCTGCAGAGGAGCAGCCCGCAGAGGAAGAGAAAGCCGAGGAGGAAGAGGAAGAAGCCGAGGAGAGCGGCATCGAGGGGCTCGGTGCCCTATTTGGGTGA